A genomic segment from Candidatus Brocadia sinica JPN1 encodes:
- a CDS encoding sensor domain-containing diguanylate cyclase: MMGDDLNKPDASLKNDITITAEELAKKNKELQAEIVERKRAEEELRKLYRAIEQSSSTIVITNNWGIIEYVNPKFTQLTGYRPEEVIGKNPRILKPDNVSSEEFRQLWQTITAGREWRGEFCNRKKNGELYWEFASISAVKNSEGVITHFVAVKEDITERKRAEEERNKHIKELEDFMSYSTTMNDATTEDAVFKHMVLALRKYFDPDIVAAIMLDRERNMLYVPIIDPPVPVNELVRNEVILDPALCRVIKTGKECFIKDITKDASCECVVRKNEEVGYLCIPLIAGGITFGIVMLIKKDIRCWDDEKTHRLISNYVGLTALSLHRLELLDIAKHRNITDELTGVYNRRFFNEILDKQLILAKRRNEHVSLLILDLDHFKNLNDAYGNRVGDRLLQQIARVLSDSVSKSDIVAWYGGEEFAIIMPTLFATKAIVKADAIRRIIEATDFDDIVSGQTLKITISIGIASYPEHGTEQETLIKLANKALHKAKEEGRNRVESL; the protein is encoded by the coding sequence ATGATGGGAGATGATTTGAATAAACCCGATGCATCTCTGAAAAATGACATAACTATCACCGCTGAAGAGCTGGCAAAGAAAAATAAAGAACTTCAAGCTGAAATTGTTGAGCGCAAAAGGGCGGAGGAAGAACTTCGCAAGTTATACCGCGCTATAGAACAAAGTTCAAGTACGATTGTGATTACGAACAACTGGGGCATTATCGAATACGTAAACCCCAAGTTCACTCAGTTAACAGGCTACCGTCCCGAAGAAGTCATAGGGAAAAATCCACGCATCCTAAAACCCGACAATGTATCGTCTGAAGAATTCCGTCAATTGTGGCAAACTATTACCGCGGGAAGGGAGTGGCGGGGAGAATTTTGTAATAGAAAAAAGAATGGTGAACTCTATTGGGAATTCGCATCCATTTCTGCAGTAAAGAACTCAGAGGGTGTCATCACCCACTTTGTTGCCGTTAAAGAAGATATTACCGAGCGCAAGCGGGCGGAAGAAGAAAGAAATAAACATATTAAGGAACTCGAGGATTTCATGTCCTATTCCACAACCATGAACGATGCGACAACAGAAGATGCGGTGTTTAAACACATGGTTCTTGCCTTACGAAAATATTTCGACCCGGATATTGTTGCTGCAATAATGCTGGACAGAGAGAGAAATATGCTGTATGTGCCTATTATTGATCCCCCTGTGCCTGTAAATGAACTCGTCAGGAACGAGGTCATCCTTGATCCCGCTTTATGCCGTGTAATTAAGACAGGCAAGGAGTGTTTTATAAAAGATATAACCAAAGATGCTTCCTGTGAGTGCGTAGTCCGCAAAAATGAAGAGGTTGGATATTTGTGCATTCCTTTAATAGCAGGTGGGATAACGTTTGGAATCGTTATGCTGATAAAAAAGGATATTCGTTGCTGGGACGATGAAAAGACCCACAGGCTTATATCAAACTATGTGGGGCTGACCGCTTTGTCTCTTCATAGACTGGAGCTCCTGGATATCGCGAAACATAGAAACATAACAGACGAGCTTACGGGGGTATACAATAGAAGATTCTTTAATGAGATACTGGACAAACAGTTGATCCTGGCAAAAAGACGTAACGAACACGTTAGTCTCCTTATTCTGGATTTGGATCATTTCAAAAATTTAAATGACGCATACGGAAATAGGGTAGGTGACCGTTTATTGCAACAAATAGCCAGGGTTCTGAGTGATTCTGTAAGTAAATCAGATATTGTTGCGTGGTACGGCGGCGAAGAATTTGCCATTATTATGCCCACATTGTTTGCAACAAAAGCCATTGTGAAGGCAGATGCAATTCGGAGAATCATTGAAGCCACGGACTTTGATGATATTGTATCGGGACAGACCCTTAAAATAACCATAAGCATTGGGATCGCTTCATACCCGGAGCATGGGACAGAACAAGAAACCCTGATAAAGCTTGCAAACAAGGCGTTGCATAAGGCCAAAGAAGAAGGAAGGAACAGGGTAGAATCGCTTTAA
- a CDS encoding SPL family radical SAM protein, which yields MLEIHEITINRILNPTSIDLGEYVINPYMGCEFSCLYCYVRSNKVVRKREKPWGTYVDVRKNSPDLLEKEVLEKKPKIVLLGSTTECFQPIEKEYQLTGKLLEILNRYKVFYVILTRSPYIVDSIPLLNQGFCKRIYFTVNNFSHTLKQVLEPKSPSFPSRSNAVRILLDEGLSVIPYFSPVIPWLTDIKEAFSAFEKAERIEFEHLNFNFKNTQEIINSISLAQPVLKEKFTSMICERVFYEQIWKELDEEIERQAKGVKKGYKIYKHSFGEYFKNTYL from the coding sequence ATGCTGGAAATTCATGAAATTACGATAAACAGGATATTGAATCCCACCTCTATAGATTTAGGGGAGTACGTAATAAATCCCTATATGGGTTGCGAGTTTTCTTGCCTTTATTGTTACGTGAGGTCAAACAAGGTCGTTCGTAAGAGGGAGAAACCCTGGGGCACATACGTAGATGTAAGAAAAAACTCACCTGATTTACTCGAAAAAGAAGTTTTGGAGAAAAAACCAAAGATCGTACTTCTTGGTTCTACGACAGAGTGTTTCCAGCCCATTGAAAAGGAATACCAGCTAACCGGAAAGCTCCTTGAAATTTTAAACAGATATAAAGTTTTTTATGTGATACTTACCCGTTCCCCCTATATTGTGGACTCTATTCCATTGCTCAATCAGGGATTTTGCAAAAGGATATATTTTACGGTAAACAATTTCAGCCATACTCTGAAACAGGTTTTAGAACCAAAAAGCCCGTCATTTCCTTCCCGAAGTAATGCAGTTCGTATCCTGCTTGATGAGGGTTTATCTGTCATACCCTATTTTTCTCCCGTTATTCCCTGGTTAACTGATATCAAAGAAGCGTTCTCAGCCTTTGAAAAGGCAGAAAGGATTGAATTCGAGCACTTAAATTTCAATTTCAAAAATACGCAGGAAATCATAAACAGTATTTCCCTTGCGCAGCCTGTACTGAAAGAGAAATTTACATCAATGATCTGCGAAAGAGTCTTCTATGAGCAAATCTGGAAAGAATTAGATGAGGAAATAGAAAGGCAGGCAAAAGGAGTAAAGAAGGGGTATAAAATATATAAACACAGTTTTGGTGAATATTTTAAAAATACATATTTGTAA
- a CDS encoding RnfABCDGE type electron transport complex subunit D, producing the protein MKKLLKPVEPVLDKGLDTVESFIHTHPKVNFLFGALFGAFDGLLRSSEETTHTQPFIRNNYDVKRFMGAVLVALVAGWVLPAIYFYGWQSVASKLIVSFIIGIFVVDVIWAIIAREEHISEGGFVSCLFIPAILPPQAPLWLIGLGAALAIIFRNIMGGVGNNLVNPALFSRLFLTICFPALLVTGYQTPFVGIPDLHTFRYGLDAVTHATPLTAFKANGEVASYLSLLLGTASGSLGETCRLALILSGLWLIKMKVANWRIPASYLGSVLVFSVFFSFILGKTVAPPLFQLLSGGLILGAFFMATDPITATYNQTAKWIFGAGCGFVTVLIRDFTTLPEGVMYSILLMNLLAIPIQSFMVKIRYRV; encoded by the coding sequence ATGAAAAAATTACTTAAACCTGTAGAACCCGTTCTGGACAAGGGTCTCGACACCGTAGAATCTTTTATTCATACCCATCCCAAAGTAAATTTCCTCTTTGGTGCCCTTTTTGGGGCATTTGATGGCCTTCTCCGGAGTTCTGAGGAAACAACGCATACTCAGCCATTTATCCGGAACAACTACGACGTAAAACGGTTTATGGGCGCTGTGCTGGTGGCATTGGTAGCTGGATGGGTATTGCCGGCCATATATTTTTACGGTTGGCAGAGCGTTGCATCCAAACTGATCGTTTCATTTATTATTGGTATATTTGTTGTGGATGTGATTTGGGCTATTATCGCCCGGGAAGAACATATCAGCGAGGGTGGATTTGTTTCGTGCCTGTTCATTCCGGCTATCCTGCCTCCGCAGGCACCGCTCTGGTTAATAGGCTTGGGGGCTGCACTGGCCATTATCTTTAGAAATATCATGGGTGGAGTTGGGAATAATCTTGTAAATCCAGCCCTTTTCAGCCGTTTGTTTTTAACCATCTGTTTCCCCGCGCTTTTGGTTACCGGCTATCAAACACCCTTTGTGGGTATACCCGACCTTCATACCTTTCGCTATGGGCTGGATGCCGTTACCCATGCAACCCCGTTGACGGCATTCAAGGCCAATGGAGAAGTTGCATCGTATCTTTCCCTGTTACTGGGTACAGCAAGCGGTTCTTTGGGTGAAACGTGCCGGTTGGCGCTGATACTGTCTGGTTTGTGGTTAATCAAAATGAAGGTTGCAAACTGGCGGATACCTGCGTCCTATCTGGGCAGCGTACTTGTCTTTTCGGTATTCTTCTCATTCATTTTGGGTAAGACGGTTGCCCCACCCCTCTTTCAGCTTCTGAGCGGTGGATTGATCCTCGGGGCATTTTTTATGGCTACTGACCCCATAACGGCAACATACAATCAGACTGCAAAGTGGATATTTGGCGCCGGGTGTGGATTTGTTACCGTGCTGATAAGGGATTTTACCACATTGCCAGAAGGGGTAATGTATTCCATCTTACTCATGAACCTTCTGGCCATACCGATTCAATCATTCATGGTGAAAATACGGTATCGTGTATGA
- a CDS encoding FMN-binding protein has product MEELKKIILRIVSILLITFLPCGGLLMVYFYTSPKIAEYYDVKEKRAVLDIFKIPYRAKENNILGFHFKSYDKKDIKEVFGKNITIEEPTSVSWNVQRAGTQTVKEKPNGGKRIFKYVKDGNLQGVGFVESRMGYGYNKSSIMSLFICVEPDLETLKGIEVLDHSETPGLGGRLTEDQFKKQFIGKKLRPRILVVKGRKAAGANEVDAITGATNTSKGIESFLNDAMKEFWEGQGDIKW; this is encoded by the coding sequence ATGGAAGAACTTAAAAAAATTATACTCCGGATTGTTTCAATCCTCCTGATTACCTTTTTGCCCTGCGGCGGGCTTCTGATGGTATATTTTTACACGTCTCCCAAAATTGCCGAATACTACGATGTGAAGGAGAAGCGTGCCGTATTGGATATTTTTAAGATACCTTACCGCGCTAAGGAAAATAACATATTGGGTTTTCATTTTAAGAGCTACGACAAAAAGGATATCAAGGAGGTTTTTGGAAAAAACATAACAATCGAAGAACCAACATCGGTATCCTGGAATGTTCAACGGGCTGGCACACAAACAGTCAAAGAAAAACCAAACGGTGGGAAAAGGATTTTTAAATATGTAAAAGATGGAAATTTGCAGGGTGTTGGATTTGTTGAATCCAGGATGGGTTACGGTTACAACAAATCGAGTATTATGTCTCTTTTTATCTGTGTTGAGCCTGATCTGGAAACACTGAAAGGTATTGAGGTGCTGGACCATAGTGAAACACCCGGTTTGGGGGGTAGGCTTACCGAGGATCAGTTTAAGAAACAATTTATTGGAAAAAAGTTGAGACCCAGGATACTGGTGGTTAAGGGAAGGAAGGCTGCGGGTGCTAATGAGGTGGATGCGATTACTGGCGCCACGAATACAAGCAAAGGAATCGAGTCTTTTCTTAACGATGCCATGAAAGAATTTTGGGAAGGGCAAGGGGACATTAAATGGTAG
- a CDS encoding phosphoadenylyl-sulfate reductase has translation MKHIVEPDLMAVNKLLQDLTAADRIRWAVETFGKDAVLLSSMQSSASVLMHYFYSMELENEILFVDTGYHFRETLLLRDEFMRRYKLNMVTLYPELTPEQQEKNFERKLYLFADGQKECCRLRKTVPFLNHMKQYGRKLAMVGLRRSEGGRRAKLNPLLQDPRTHGYTLHPIFDWTDKQIQTYLQEYDVPVHPLHKQNYPSIGCECCTTSVEPGEDPRAGRWRHLVSAGDEGPKYCNINCSDGSGI, from the coding sequence ATGAAACATATTGTAGAACCAGATCTGATGGCTGTAAATAAGCTGCTCCAGGATTTGACAGCCGCGGACCGGATCCGCTGGGCAGTGGAAACCTTTGGCAAGGATGCCGTACTGTTGAGCAGCATGCAGAGTTCGGCCTCTGTGCTGATGCATTACTTTTATAGCATGGAACTGGAAAATGAGATACTCTTCGTAGACACTGGATATCATTTTCGCGAAACTTTGCTGCTTCGTGATGAATTCATGCGGCGTTATAAATTAAATATGGTGACGTTGTACCCGGAATTAACCCCGGAGCAACAGGAAAAAAACTTCGAAAGGAAATTATATCTCTTTGCCGACGGACAGAAAGAATGCTGTCGCTTGCGTAAGACAGTTCCATTCCTCAACCATATGAAGCAGTACGGGCGTAAACTTGCAATGGTTGGTTTGCGTCGCAGCGAAGGAGGCCGGCGTGCCAAACTGAATCCACTTTTACAAGATCCACGTACTCATGGATATACCCTGCATCCGATATTCGACTGGACAGACAAACAGATTCAGACATATCTTCAGGAGTATGATGTACCTGTACACCCCTTGCATAAGCAAAACTATCCCAGCATCGGATGCGAGTGCTGCACCACATCGGTCGAACCGGGTGAAGACCCGCGTGCTGGCCGTTGGAGACATCTGGTAAGTGCAGGCGATGAAGGACCGAAGTACTGCAACATTAATTGCTCAGATGGCTCCGGGATTTGA
- a CDS encoding B12-binding domain-containing radical SAM protein, translating to MSGQTILLTILPLTWPNMPPIGLGYLQAFLAQKGISADLIDFNQIFYTFSDHQLQKQWLISCNTLLEENILSLLKQNNSGEFQDAIEKMLDYEVVGFSCFKSNFETTVSIAELLKSKKNTLKVVLGGPEITRQYFKSEGSFHEKVLQVADYLVVGEGEIPLYQYLIGNNTHKTAATFEQLSDLTDLPFPRYTGIDLNAYPRKNTIPLQFSRGCIRRCNFCSERLLYNNFRTREVNNLIDEIKYHKTHNNITYFVFYDSLINANLKKLEALCDNIINHFGSIPWEAQIAIRNDMDKRLLKKMKQSGCYSLFVGLESASNTTLKNMNKGFTTDDALNFFHALHQVNLFFGISIIVGYPGETDEDFQNTLDFIIHHKEIIPQVAQINPFTYYDGTTADETADYRTNPIALKRMEIFVKEIKKHKLKYTNAFIGNLIEKLNCRKYAGNS from the coding sequence ATGTCAGGACAAACGATCCTTCTCACCATCTTGCCGTTAACCTGGCCTAATATGCCTCCCATTGGACTGGGATACCTCCAGGCATTTCTTGCACAAAAAGGGATTAGTGCAGACTTAATAGATTTTAATCAGATTTTTTATACCTTTTCAGACCATCAACTGCAAAAGCAGTGGCTAATAAGTTGTAATACGCTTTTAGAAGAAAATATCCTTTCTCTTTTGAAACAGAACAATTCGGGGGAATTTCAGGATGCAATAGAGAAGATGTTGGACTATGAGGTTGTAGGATTCTCTTGTTTCAAGAGTAACTTTGAAACCACTGTGAGTATAGCAGAACTCCTGAAATCAAAGAAAAATACCCTTAAGGTCGTATTAGGGGGACCAGAAATAACCCGCCAATATTTTAAAAGTGAAGGCAGTTTTCACGAGAAAGTCCTCCAGGTAGCTGATTACCTGGTTGTGGGTGAAGGTGAAATACCTTTGTATCAATATCTTATTGGCAACAATACCCATAAAACGGCAGCAACGTTTGAACAACTTAGTGATTTAACAGACCTCCCGTTTCCCCGTTATACAGGAATTGACCTGAATGCCTATCCCAGGAAAAATACCATACCATTACAGTTTTCAAGGGGATGTATTCGAAGATGTAACTTTTGTTCGGAAAGGCTTCTCTACAACAATTTCAGGACCAGGGAAGTTAACAACCTTATTGATGAAATCAAATATCACAAGACCCACAACAATATTACCTATTTTGTGTTTTATGACTCGTTAATCAATGCAAACCTGAAGAAATTGGAGGCCTTGTGTGATAACATCATAAATCATTTTGGTTCGATTCCCTGGGAGGCGCAGATAGCCATAAGGAACGATATGGACAAAAGGCTCTTGAAAAAGATGAAGCAGAGTGGCTGCTATAGTCTTTTTGTCGGGCTGGAGTCTGCGTCAAATACCACCCTTAAGAACATGAACAAGGGTTTTACTACCGATGATGCCCTCAATTTCTTTCATGCCCTTCATCAGGTGAATCTTTTTTTTGGCATAAGTATCATAGTAGGTTATCCTGGTGAGACCGACGAGGATTTTCAAAATACCCTTGATTTTATTATTCATCATAAAGAGATTATACCTCAAGTTGCTCAAATTAATCCCTTTACGTATTATGATGGCACAACGGCTGATGAAACGGCAGATTATCGAACAAATCCAATAGCCCTGAAAAGAATGGAAATCTTTGTTAAAGAAATTAAAAAACATAAACTTAAGTATACCAATGCATTCATTGGGAATTTAATAGAGAAACTGAACTGTCGCAAATATGCTGGAAATTCATGA
- a CDS encoding aldo/keto reductase, with protein MEYVNIPGTELRASRIGLGTWAIGGWMWGGTEEQAAISTIHKAIEQGINLIDTAPVYGQGRSEEIVGKAIELYGKRKDVIMATKVGLEWRDTKVFRNSKKDRILKEIEDSLQRLRTEVIDIYQVHWPDSLVPIEETAEAMQQLYRQGKIRAIGVSNYSPKQMDTFRQAAPLHVVQPPYNLFERQIEQDVLPYVRKHNLTTLTYGALCRGLLTGKMKSDTEFTGDDLRKVDPKFQQPRYGQYLEAVAQLEHFARERFGTSVLALAVRWLLDQPGVSIALWGARRPDQLDPVVDVMGWAMDDTSRLTIEQIVKKVIKEPVGPEFMAPPSHVVVA; from the coding sequence ATGGAATACGTCAATATCCCAGGAACGGAATTACGCGCTTCGCGAATTGGTTTGGGAACATGGGCTATCGGCGGCTGGATGTGGGGAGGCACCGAAGAACAAGCAGCGATCAGCACCATCCATAAGGCCATTGAACAAGGGATCAATTTGATTGATACCGCGCCAGTTTACGGACAGGGTCGTTCGGAGGAGATTGTCGGAAAGGCGATAGAGTTGTACGGTAAACGCAAGGACGTTATTATGGCCACCAAGGTTGGTTTAGAGTGGCGTGACACAAAGGTCTTCCGCAATTCTAAAAAAGATCGAATCCTTAAAGAGATCGAGGATTCATTGCAACGCCTGCGCACCGAAGTCATCGATATTTACCAGGTACACTGGCCTGATTCTTTGGTTCCCATTGAGGAAACCGCTGAGGCTATGCAACAGCTTTATCGCCAGGGCAAGATCCGCGCTATTGGTGTAAGCAATTATTCGCCAAAACAGATGGATACCTTCCGCCAGGCCGCTCCACTGCACGTTGTGCAACCGCCATATAACCTATTCGAGCGCCAGATAGAACAAGATGTACTGCCTTACGTCCGCAAACACAACCTGACTACGCTAACTTACGGTGCCCTATGCCGGGGATTGCTCACCGGAAAGATGAAATCTGATACGGAATTTACGGGGGACGATCTGCGAAAGGTCGATCCGAAATTTCAGCAGCCACGATATGGTCAGTACCTTGAAGCCGTCGCGCAGCTTGAGCATTTCGCCCGTGAGCGTTTTGGCACAAGTGTGCTGGCGCTGGCAGTCCGCTGGTTGCTTGACCAGCCGGGCGTAAGCATAGCACTGTGGGGCGCACGCAGGCCCGATCAGTTAGACCCTGTGGTGGATGTGATGGGATGGGCGATGGATGATACGTCGCGCCTGACCATTGAACAAATTGTGAAAAAGGTTATCAAGGAACCTGTTGGACCGGAATTTATGGCGCCACCATCGCATGTGGTCGTTGCGTAA
- a CDS encoding 4Fe-4S dicluster domain-containing protein — protein MFVKKENTGFKGGLNLLDVYPLKFCSIIEEISSDGIPETFQFQVPDHQVEHIIVNLCPTEPWALPNWVILKHKTPLFLNMLREIKTRYFSEAKFSLAINEKEGRVVEDAGNFASNEDWMRVFPLYAKYPQDDPVLLTKVILGMDVHFGQDAKPLGVLILDAQTVSAIYESCILRKNVNSRFIVLSGTGLTENEIVNVQLGTPLEKIMKDKRKTTGRHRVFINGPLRGQEITDLSQKIDWSVNHIVVLEEKNRKVIFPMIKSDEFVLTTNLLGELRRCVYCNYCDDICPVDLEPALYYHSYMRGEKHKARLYNLGKCIECGLCSFICPSKLELLQIIKECKALDKQNEKIT, from the coding sequence GTGTTCGTAAAAAAAGAAAATACGGGCTTTAAGGGTGGTTTAAATCTCCTGGATGTTTATCCGCTAAAATTTTGTAGCATCATAGAAGAAATTTCCTCTGACGGCATACCTGAGACATTTCAATTCCAGGTCCCAGATCACCAGGTAGAGCATATTATTGTAAATCTCTGTCCCACCGAACCATGGGCATTACCCAACTGGGTAATCCTGAAGCACAAAACTCCATTGTTCCTCAACATGCTCAGAGAGATAAAAACCCGCTACTTTTCGGAGGCAAAATTTTCCCTGGCGATCAATGAAAAAGAAGGCAGGGTTGTTGAGGATGCGGGGAATTTTGCATCCAATGAAGATTGGATGCGTGTCTTTCCATTATATGCGAAATATCCACAAGACGATCCTGTTTTATTGACGAAGGTCATTCTGGGTATGGATGTTCATTTTGGCCAGGATGCGAAGCCGCTCGGTGTATTGATACTCGATGCCCAGACAGTTTCAGCCATTTATGAAAGTTGCATCCTGAGAAAGAACGTTAATTCGCGCTTCATCGTTCTTTCAGGTACGGGTTTAACGGAGAACGAGATTGTCAATGTTCAACTGGGGACGCCTCTTGAAAAGATCATGAAGGACAAAAGAAAAACTACGGGCAGGCATCGTGTGTTTATCAACGGTCCCTTACGTGGTCAAGAAATAACCGACTTGTCGCAGAAGATAGACTGGTCTGTCAATCATATTGTGGTCTTAGAGGAGAAAAATCGGAAAGTAATATTTCCCATGATCAAGTCGGATGAATTCGTGTTGACCACAAATTTGCTTGGTGAATTACGGCGATGCGTCTACTGTAATTATTGTGATGATATTTGTCCGGTAGATTTAGAGCCTGCACTCTATTATCACAGTTATATGAGAGGGGAAAAGCATAAGGCGCGTCTTTATAATCTGGGAAAATGTATTGAATGCGGCTTGTGCAGCTTTATCTGTCCGTCGAAGTTAGAACTCTTACAAATTATTAAAGAATGCAAGGCGCTGGATAAACAAAATGAAAAAATTACTTAA
- a CDS encoding amylo-alpha-1,6-glucosidase, with amino-acid sequence MNNQKSSAAVEEGLIQECYTRSLRLLKSNSTPDGIIACAKSKKAVDRSYASIFGRDAAICSLGMIASKDRELVHNAKISILTLAHYQAPNGQIPKYVKPELKEVDFWYSGCIDATLWWLIAINFYDHFFPEERFAEQLRAAIDRAFNWLFCQEHQGLFLLLQNEASDWADIMPRSGFVLYSNALWYHVKKLYKIPTADKTRQYFKVIFFPFDKAVPEHRRVRILMHYIRNRAKRSDFYLSFVNFSFWGEEIDIFGNILSAFFGLAYASKSSRMVDALLNLKIHQPYPVRVVHDPIRENSPFWRPYMRRHKQNHPYQYHNGGIWPFVGGFWVMLLAKLGRRELAWKELERLAEANRVNNWEFNEWFHGTTGEPMGMAGQSWNAAMFILAFHVLRDNIHLY; translated from the coding sequence ATGAACAATCAGAAATCCTCAGCCGCCGTTGAAGAAGGGCTTATTCAAGAGTGTTACACTCGTTCGCTACGGTTATTAAAAAGCAATTCAACCCCTGACGGTATTATTGCGTGTGCAAAATCGAAGAAGGCTGTGGACAGGTCCTATGCCAGCATTTTTGGGCGAGATGCAGCCATCTGTTCCCTGGGGATGATTGCATCGAAAGACCGAGAACTCGTGCACAATGCAAAGATAAGTATCCTCACCCTGGCGCACTATCAGGCCCCGAACGGACAGATTCCAAAATACGTAAAACCCGAACTCAAAGAGGTCGATTTCTGGTATTCGGGATGCATTGACGCCACACTCTGGTGGCTGATCGCCATAAACTTTTACGACCATTTCTTTCCCGAAGAACGGTTTGCGGAGCAGTTACGTGCGGCAATAGATCGCGCCTTTAACTGGCTTTTCTGCCAGGAACATCAGGGGTTATTCCTGCTACTGCAGAATGAGGCAAGCGATTGGGCAGATATTATGCCGAGATCTGGTTTTGTGCTTTATTCCAATGCCCTGTGGTATCATGTAAAAAAACTGTACAAAATTCCTACTGCAGACAAGACGAGACAGTATTTCAAAGTCATATTCTTTCCTTTTGATAAGGCGGTACCGGAACACCGGCGGGTGCGTATTCTGATGCACTATATCAGGAACAGGGCAAAGCGCAGCGATTTTTATCTCAGCTTTGTGAATTTTTCCTTCTGGGGAGAAGAGATAGACATTTTTGGCAACATCCTCAGCGCCTTTTTCGGACTGGCATACGCTTCCAAGTCATCCCGCATGGTTGATGCCCTGCTCAATTTAAAGATTCATCAACCTTATCCCGTGAGGGTAGTCCATGATCCCATACGGGAAAACAGCCCATTCTGGCGTCCTTACATGCGACGCCACAAGCAAAATCATCCCTATCAATACCACAATGGCGGCATTTGGCCATTTGTTGGCGGGTTTTGGGTAATGCTGCTGGCAAAATTAGGAAGGAGAGAGCTTGCGTGGAAAGAATTGGAGCGACTTGCTGAGGCAAATAGGGTCAATAACTGGGAGTTCAATGAATGGTTTCATGGAACGACAGGTGAACCAATGGGTATGGCAGGACAGTCCTGGAATGCGGCAATGTTCATACTGGCATTTCATGTCCTGCGGGATAACATTCATTTATACTAA